One Streptomyces sp. 840.1 genomic window, CGTACGCTCGTACACATGACGACTGACGTACCCCTCCCCGCCCCCGGACGCGAGATCCAGACGCTCGACGCCCTCTCCCCCGAGCAGGCGGAAGCCGTCTCCGGGCTGCTCGCCGAGGCGGCCCGGTCCGACGGCAGGCAGGCCGTGTCCGAGCAGGGGCGGCTGCAGCTGCGCGGCGGGCACCGGGAAGGTGTGCGGCACTTCCTGCTGACCGCCGGGGGCGTGCTCGTCGGGTACGCGCAGCTGGAGGACACCGACCCCGTGGAGGCGCCGGCCGCCGAGCTGGTCGTGCACCCCTCGCACCGCGGGCACGGGCACGGGCGGGCGCTCGGGGCGGCGCTGCTGGCCGCCACCGGGAAGCGGCTGCGGGTGTGGGCGCACGGCGGCCGGTCCGCGGCGCGCCACCTCGCGCAGGTGCTCGGGCTCTCGCTCTTCCGCGAACTGCGCCAGCTGCGGCGCCCGTTGAGCCCGTTGAACATCGCGGAGCCGGTGCTGCCGCCGGGCGTCACCGTCCGCACGTTCGTCCCCGGTCAGGACGACGCGGCCTGGCTGGCCGTGAACCGCGCCGCCTTCGCCCACCACCCCGAGCAGGGCTCGCTGACCCAGCGCGACCTCGACGACCGCAAGGCCGAGCCCTGGTTCGACCCGAAGGGCTTCTTCCTGGCCGAGCGCGCCAACGGCGCCGACGGCGCCGAGCTGATCGGCTTCCACTGGACGAAGGTGCACGCCGAGGACCAGCTCGGCGAGGTGTACGTCGTCGGCATCCGGCCCGACGCGCAGGGCGGCGGCCTGGGCAAGGCGCTCACCGCGATCGGGCTGCGCCACCTCGCCGCCGAGGGGCTGCCGACCGCGATGCTCTACGTCGACGCGGACAACACCGCGGCCGTGGCGGTCTACGAGCGCATCGGCTTCACCACCCACGAGGTCGACCTGATGTACCGCACGGAGTCCTGAGCCCTCGCAACTCAGCAGGGAGGCGGCGTCGGTTGACGCCGCCTCTTTTTTACGCCACCCTTTCACTACTCAATTAGTGAAAGGGGTGAACATGGCACAGTCCGCAGCGGTCGAGTTCCGCATCGACCGGCGCAGCGGCGTCGCCACGTACCTCCAGATCGTCCAGCAGACCAAACAGGCCCTGCGCCTGAATCTGCTCAGGCCCGGCGACCGGCTGCCGACCGCACGCGAGGTCGTGGAGGCCACCGCCATCAACCCGAACACCGTGCTCAAGGCCTACCGGGAGCTGGAGCGCGAAGGGCTCGTCGAGGCCCGGCGCGGGCTCGGCACCTTCGTCACCAGCACCCTCGGCGGCGCGGCGGCCGCCGACGACGCCCCACTGCGCGCCGAGCTCGCCGACTGGGCCCGCCGCGCCCGCACGGCCGGACTGGACAAGGACGACGTGAGCGCACTCTTCACCGCCGTACTGAACAAGACCTTCGAGGGAGAACAGGCCGGATGACAGGCGCTGCGATCGAGGCCGATGGCCTCGGCATGAAGTACCGGGGCAGGGGCGGGGGCTGGGCCCTGCGCGACTGCTCGTTCCGGCTGCCCGCCGGACGCGTATGCGCCCTCGTCGGCCCCAACGGCGCGGGAAAGTCCACCCTCCTGAGCCTGGCCGCAGGCTTCCTGCGACCGGCCGAGGGCACCGTGCGCGTGCTGGGCTCGACTCCGGGGGACGCCCGTGCGCGCATGGCCTTCGTGGCCCAGGACAAGCCGCTGTACCCGCAGTTGACGGTCACCGAGACCCTCTGGGCGGGCGCCGAGCTGAACCCGGACACCTGGGACCAGGACGTCGCCGAGCGCATCACCGAACCGCTCCCCGGCGACGCCAGGGTCCGCAACCTGTCCGGCGGCCAGCACACCCGGCTCGCCCTGGCCCTTGCCCTCGGCAAGCGGCCCGAACTGCTGCTCCTGGACGAGCCCATGGCCGACCTGGACCCGCTCGGCCGGCACCAGCTGATGGGCGCACTGATGGCCGAGGCCGCCGAGCGGTCCACCACCATCGTGATGTCCTCGCACATACTCGCCGAGCTGGAGGGCGCCTGCGACTACCTCCTGCTCGTCGACGGCGGCCGCGTCCGCCTCGGCGGCGAGACCGACGACCTGCTCACCGCGCACACCCTGCTCACCGGCCCGGTACGGGACCTCGCCCCGCACACCGTCGTCGAGTCCCGCACCACGGGACGGCAGCTGACCGCACTCGTCCGGAAGGAGGGCCCGGTGGACACCGACGACTGGGAGACCGCCGCACCGTCACTGGAGGAGCTGCTGCTGGCACACCTGCGCTCCCCCGACGCACCCCCGCTGCTCACACCGAGCGCGGCCACCGGGACCCTGGCGGCGGTGAGCGCCGCATGAGCGCCCTCGCCCTGCGCGGCCCGGCCCGCGTCGTCGTACTCCAGCACCGCCGCGCCCTGTGGATCACCGGGGCGGCCGCACTCGTCGGGATCGCCCTGATCGGCGTGGCCTGGTGGGTGACGTCGGCCGCCGCCACCGACTTCGACGACACCGGCTGCTCGGTCCGTCACACCGTCCGCGGCTGCGGTATCGAGGTCCGCCACGTCCTCAGCGTCGAGCTGTACTTCAACCGCCTGCTCGAGTACGCGGGCGCCGCCATGATGGTCCTGCCCGCGGTCATCGGCCTCTTCGTCGCCGGGCCCATGATCGGCCGCGAGCTGGAGGACGGCACCTACCGGCTCTCCTGGAGCCAGTCCGTCACCCCCGCCCGCTGGCTGGCCGCGAAGCTCGCCGTCCCCGCCGCCCTCACCGTGGCCGGCGTCTGCGTCCTGTCCGCCGTGTACGCCTGGGCCTGGATCCGGGCACGCGGCACGAACTACCCGGCCCAGTGGTTCGAGCCACAGGTGTACGGGGCGATGGGCCCCGCCCCCGTCGGCTACGCCCTGCTCTGCCTCGGACTCGGGGCTCTCGCCGGGGTGGCGCTGCGGCGCACGCTGCCCGCCATGGCCCTCACGGCGGCCGCCTACGCCGTCGTGGCCCTCGTCATGAACTACGTCCGCAGCGGTCTGTGGCCGATGCGCACGGACACCACGGCCCTGGGCAGCGAGCTCCGCTACCCGTCGGCGGCCTCCGACGTCCACGTCGGCTGGATGACCGGCGACGGGACCCGGCTGGGCGACGCCACCTGCATCAACGCGGACGACGTCGACGCGTGCATGGCCCGGCACGGGGCCACCTCGCAGTACATCGACTACCACCCGGCCGGGCACTTCTGGCCGCTCCAGCTGGTCGAGACCGGCATCCTGCTGCTCCTCGCGG contains:
- a CDS encoding ABC transporter ATP-binding protein gives rise to the protein MTGAAIEADGLGMKYRGRGGGWALRDCSFRLPAGRVCALVGPNGAGKSTLLSLAAGFLRPAEGTVRVLGSTPGDARARMAFVAQDKPLYPQLTVTETLWAGAELNPDTWDQDVAERITEPLPGDARVRNLSGGQHTRLALALALGKRPELLLLDEPMADLDPLGRHQLMGALMAEAAERSTTIVMSSHILAELEGACDYLLLVDGGRVRLGGETDDLLTAHTLLTGPVRDLAPHTVVESRTTGRQLTALVRKEGPVDTDDWETAAPSLEELLLAHLRSPDAPPLLTPSAATGTLAAVSAA
- the mshD gene encoding mycothiol synthase; the encoded protein is MTTDVPLPAPGREIQTLDALSPEQAEAVSGLLAEAARSDGRQAVSEQGRLQLRGGHREGVRHFLLTAGGVLVGYAQLEDTDPVEAPAAELVVHPSHRGHGHGRALGAALLAATGKRLRVWAHGGRSAARHLAQVLGLSLFRELRQLRRPLSPLNIAEPVLPPGVTVRTFVPGQDDAAWLAVNRAAFAHHPEQGSLTQRDLDDRKAEPWFDPKGFFLAERANGADGAELIGFHWTKVHAEDQLGEVYVVGIRPDAQGGGLGKALTAIGLRHLAAEGLPTAMLYVDADNTAAVAVYERIGFTTHEVDLMYRTES
- a CDS encoding GntR family transcriptional regulator — translated: MAQSAAVEFRIDRRSGVATYLQIVQQTKQALRLNLLRPGDRLPTAREVVEATAINPNTVLKAYRELEREGLVEARRGLGTFVTSTLGGAAAADDAPLRAELADWARRARTAGLDKDDVSALFTAVLNKTFEGEQAG
- a CDS encoding ABC transporter permease subunit → MSALALRGPARVVVLQHRRALWITGAAALVGIALIGVAWWVTSAAATDFDDTGCSVRHTVRGCGIEVRHVLSVELYFNRLLEYAGAAMMVLPAVIGLFVAGPMIGRELEDGTYRLSWSQSVTPARWLAAKLAVPAALTVAGVCVLSAVYAWAWIRARGTNYPAQWFEPQVYGAMGPAPVGYALLCLGLGALAGVALRRTLPAMALTAAAYAVVALVMNYVRSGLWPMRTDTTALGSELRYPSAASDVHVGWMTGDGTRLGDATCINADDVDACMARHGATSQYIDYHPAGHFWPLQLVETGILLLLAAAAAAVAFRVLRRSHG